The following are encoded in a window of Psilocybe cubensis strain MGC-MH-2018 chromosome 4, whole genome shotgun sequence genomic DNA:
- a CDS encoding putative N-acetyltransferase (putative N-acetyltransferase C550.08), protein MTSWAVEVSVLHDTVVPLRSGLIHTSIIRMTETIRGGAGDTWKAAGMVFDAFLEDPLNVYLRAVTIRGQKPSRTLYQIISTSFLRLWMQTKWVLTVDSGTAIIVATPPESCSKNPIDAITNLLSTLLTAAVKNIAVKESRKRNKEFARKSEKVISETLGDRVREMAYVNLLATDPHHQGRGYGGALLESITRIADASGEALWLQSSNTNNTSFYMSHGFRIVGEVCLGDSNSKWNDKPIIVPIMVREPTSRFETEKAP, encoded by the exons ATGACTTCATGGGCAGTGGAGGTTTCAGTTCTGCATGATACAGTCGTGCCTTTGAGATCAGGTTTGATCCATACCTCAATTATTCGAATGACTGAGACAATCCGCGGCGGAGCAGGCGACACCTGGAAAGCAGCAGGCATGGTGTTTGATGCTTTCTTGGAAGACCCTCTCAACGTATATCTTCGAGCTGTAACTATCCGG GGCCAAAAGCCTTCTCGAACACTTTACCAGATCATTAGCACCTCATTTCTGCGATTATGGATGCAGACCAAGTGGGTCCTGACAGTCGACTCTGGCACAGCCATAATTGTTGC GACGCCACCTGAATCATGTTCTAAAAACCCAATCGATGCGATCACAAATCTACTTTCCACCTTGCTCACAGCAGCAGTTAAAAATATTGCGGTCAAAGAGTCCCGGAAG AGGAACAAAGAGTTTGCTCGCAAATCAGAGAAAGTCATCTCAGAAACACTAGGCGACCGTGTTCGCGAAATGGCGTACGTAAATTTACTAGCCACCGACCCGCATCATCAAGGCAGAGGTTATGGCGGCGCTCTTCTAGAGTCTATTACAAGGATT GCCGATGCATCTGGGGAAGCATTGTGGCTCCAATCCAGCAACACCAACAATACGAGTTTCTACATGTCTCATGGATTTAGAATCGTAGGAGAGGTTTGTCTGGGAGATTCCAACTCAAAATGGAATGACAAGCCCATCATTGTGCCAATA ATGGTTCGAGAACCAACATCGCGTTTCGAAACTGAAAAAGCCCCTTAA
- a CDS encoding Chromate transport protein, which translates to MYGLSLGVQRINDTLPRPAYALLSGLNASIVGIIALSAVQLSRKAITDPLTRLLVTMGGCAGMCYNALWYFPVLLVIGGSSTFGWDFYVQNWVRRWKVLRNTRRRTSVHEPETGPEVESIPMDGIQKENINTSATASYRRQTASTPTANDSDANVPSEQEQEQSRQVLHTERSGHTIPVNIGVGVIGIFVVTFAVFISIRSALHPVPILLSLFNSMFLAGTIIFGGGPVVIPLLRDYVVDPGWVSPRDFLLGLAVIQAMPGPNFNFAVYLGALVAAGPFSSPSTPSIAGAIVAFLGIFTPGLWLSIGFQSIWQSLRKRREVSSILRGLNATAVGLIFTAVYRLWEIGYLTPAATRGSSLGQEPWWVVVAASTFIAVEWFSTPPPVAILTGGCAGLAWFGAVGRRSMP; encoded by the coding sequence TCAACGACACTCTTCCCCGTCCCGCTTACGCTCTCCTTTCTGGACTAAATGCCTCCATTGTTGGCATTATTGCCCTTTCTGCCGTTCAACTTTCCCGGAAGGCGATTACGGATCCCTTGACAAGATTATTGGTCACGATGGGCGGTTGTGCGGGGATGTGTTATAACGCTCTGTGGTATTTTCCTGTGCTACTTGTTATAGGAGGATCTTCAACTTTTGGTTGGGACTTTTATGTCCAGAATTGGGTACGGAGGTGGAAGGTTTTGAGGAATACCAGAAGGCGAACGTCCGTCCATGAACCGGAGACCGGTCCTGAAGTTGAGAGTATTCCAATGGACGGTATTCAGAAAGAGAACATCAACACAAGCGCCACTGCTTCGTATCGCAGACAAACAGCATCAACACCCACTGCTAACGACTCTGATGCCAATGTGCCATCCGAACAAGAGCAAGAACAAAGTCGACAAGTCCTGCACACTGAGCGTTCAGGACACACCATTCCGGTAAATATAGGTGTCGGCGTCATTGGAATATTTGTGGTTACCTTTGCCGTTTTTATTTCCATTCGCAGTGCCCTTCACCCAGTCCCCATcctcctttccctcttcAATAGTATGTTCCTGGCCGGGACTATCATTTTTGGTGGTGGGCCTGTCGTAATACCTCTATTGCGAGACTATGTTGTAGACCCCGGCTGGGTTTCTCCTCGTGATTTCTTGCTTGGACTCGCCGTTATCCAGGCGATGCCCGGTCCAAACTTCAATTTCGCTGTTTATCTTGGAGCTCTTGTGGCAGCAGGACCTTTTTCGTCACCCTCGACACCTTCTATAGCTGGTGCGATAGTGGCCTTTTTGGGCATTTTCACCCCAGGCCTTTGGCTTTCTATTGGCTTTCAGAGCATATGGCAGTCATTACGCAAAAGAAGAGAAGTGTCCAGCATCTTGCGGGGATTAAATGCCACCGCCGTTGGCTTAATCTTTACTGCTGTCTATCGCCTATGGGAAATTGGATATCTAACACCTGCAGCCACTAGAGGAAGCAGTTTGGGCCAGGAGCCATGGTGGGTGGTAGTGGCTGCGTCGACTTTCATTGCAGTAGAATGGTTTTCAACCCCTCCTCCCGTTGCCATCCTGACGGGCGGATGCGCTGGACTAGCGTGGTTCGGTGCGGTCGGCAGGCGATCAATGCCCTAA